One window of the Emcibacter sp. genome contains the following:
- the pstA gene encoding phosphate ABC transporter permease PstA, with product MSDNLPEETYQGPTAWHNEAMRKRVAKRYRKERFFKAFGIAGLSLASLALAVLIGSILYMGLSGFSTTSIKLDITLDPAVIGDLSNRTDLERTSMLQQANYNTLIRDSLRVKFPEAKKRKEVFALMRLISNGARDEIRQKLVDKPGLVGETISIDLPASSNVDMFVKGQIKRDVPQSDRKISDQQIAWIDQLDAEGRVSRGFNWRFLSTGDSREPELAGVWGAVVGSFYTLMVCFLVAFPVGVASAIYLEEFAPQNRWTDLIEVNINNLAAVPSIVFGLLGLAIFLNVFNMPRSAPMVGGLTLALMTLPTIIIAARAAIKAVPPSIRDAAIGLGASPVQTVFHHVLPLSMPGILTGTIIGMAQALGETAPLLMIGMVAFIVDIPQGITDAATALPVQVFLWADSPERGFLEKTSAAIIVLLGFLVIMNGLAIWLRQKFETRW from the coding sequence ATGTCCGACAACCTGCCTGAAGAAACCTATCAGGGTCCGACTGCCTGGCACAATGAAGCCATGCGGAAACGCGTCGCCAAGAGATATCGCAAGGAAAGATTTTTCAAGGCCTTCGGGATAGCCGGCCTGAGTCTGGCTTCCCTTGCTTTGGCCGTCCTGATCGGCAGCATTCTCTATATGGGGCTGAGCGGTTTTTCCACCACCAGCATCAAACTGGATATTACGCTTGATCCTGCCGTAATCGGCGATTTGTCAAACAGGACCGACCTTGAACGAACGTCAATGTTGCAACAGGCCAATTACAACACCCTGATCCGCGACAGCCTGCGAGTGAAGTTTCCTGAAGCGAAAAAGCGCAAGGAAGTCTTTGCCCTGATGCGCCTGATCAGCAATGGCGCCCGTGACGAAATCCGGCAAAAGCTAGTTGATAAACCGGGCCTGGTCGGGGAGACAATTTCCATCGATCTGCCCGCCTCAAGCAATGTGGACATGTTCGTAAAAGGACAAATCAAACGGGATGTTCCCCAGTCAGACCGAAAAATTTCCGACCAGCAGATTGCCTGGATTGATCAGCTTGATGCAGAAGGACGTGTTTCCAGAGGCTTTAACTGGCGGTTTCTGTCAACCGGAGATTCCCGGGAACCGGAACTGGCAGGTGTCTGGGGAGCCGTTGTCGGGTCCTTCTATACCCTGATGGTCTGTTTTCTGGTTGCCTTTCCGGTGGGTGTCGCCTCCGCCATCTATCTTGAGGAATTTGCCCCTCAGAACAGGTGGACCGACCTGATTGAAGTCAATATTAACAACCTGGCTGCGGTTCCATCGATTGTCTTCGGACTTCTGGGGCTCGCTATCTTCCTGAATGTGTTTAACATGCCCCGCTCGGCGCCCATGGTCGGCGGCCTTACCCTGGCCCTGATGACCCTGCCCACAATCATTATTGCCGCCCGGGCCGCAATCAAGGCAGTGCCGCCTTCCATCCGCGACGCAGCAATTGGTCTCGGCGCCTCGCCGGTGCAGACAGTCTTCCATCACGTGCTGCCGCTCAGCATGCCAGGTATCCTGACCGGAACCATTATCGGCATGGCTCAGGCGCTTGGCGAAACCGCGCCCCTTTTGATGATCGGTATGGTTGCCTTTATCGTTGATATTCCCCAGGGCATTACGGATGCTGCCACGGCACTGCCGGTTCAGGTTTTCCTGTGGGCCGACAGTCCCGAGAGGGGTTTCCTGGAAAAAACATCGGCAGCAATTATCGTATTGCTGGGATTTCTTGTTATTATGAACGGCCTGGCTATTTGGCTACGTCAGAAGTTTGAGACACGCTGGTAA
- the pstB gene encoding phosphate ABC transporter ATP-binding protein PstB: MNIMNVQNEDHIISHSEKTPKMRARNVDVYYGETQAIKNVSLDINSDEVTALIGPSGCGKSTFLRCLNRMNDTIPICRVTGDIKLDGEDIYGKKVDVVQLRARVGMVFQKPNPFPKSIYDNVAYGPRIHGLANNNTDLDEIVFTSLQKAGLWEEVKDRLDTPGTSLSGGQQQRLCIARTIAVNPEVILMDEPCSALDPIATAIIEELIDELKGRFAIVIVTHSMQQAARVSQKTAFFHLGDLVEYDDTVNIFTNPKKEKTKDYITGRYG; this comes from the coding sequence ATGAACATCATGAACGTACAAAATGAAGATCACATCATTTCGCACTCTGAAAAAACACCCAAGATGCGGGCTCGGAACGTCGACGTCTATTACGGTGAAACACAGGCGATTAAGAATGTCAGCCTGGACATTAATTCCGATGAGGTAACGGCGCTAATCGGCCCGTCCGGTTGCGGGAAGTCCACATTTCTGAGATGTCTGAACCGGATGAATGACACCATTCCGATCTGCAGGGTAACCGGCGATATCAAACTGGACGGCGAAGATATCTACGGCAAAAAAGTTGATGTGGTTCAACTACGCGCCCGGGTCGGTATGGTGTTCCAGAAACCCAACCCCTTTCCCAAATCCATCTATGACAACGTGGCCTACGGGCCGCGCATCCACGGTCTGGCAAACAACAACACGGATCTTGATGAAATTGTCTTCACCAGCCTCCAGAAGGCCGGCTTGTGGGAAGAAGTAAAGGACCGGCTTGATACACCTGGCACCTCTCTGTCCGGCGGCCAGCAACAGCGGCTCTGCATTGCCCGTACAATCGCCGTAAACCCGGAAGTTATTCTGATGGACGAGCCCTGTTCCGCGCTCGACCCCATCGCCACCGCAATCATCGAAGAACTGATTGATGAACTTAAGGGCCGTTTCGCGATTGTAATTGTCACGCATTCCATGCAACAGGCAGCGCGTGTATCGCAGAAAACGGCATTTTTCCATCTTGGCGACCTTGTAGAGTATGACGACACAGTGAATATTTTCACAAATCCCAAGAAGGAAAAAACAAAGGATTATATCACCGGTCGTTATGGCTGA
- a CDS encoding XrtA/PEP-CTERM system-associated ATPase, with protein MYAEFYGLEGKPFQLTPDPRFYFDSSTHHKAMAYLTYGLSQGEGFIIITGEIGAGKTTLVGHLLNELDTDQFVAAKIVTTNLGADDILRMVAVGFGLDANGKDKAVLLRDIEVFLRQNHKNGRRALLLIDEVQNLPTKALEELRMLSNFQEGDRALLQSFLVGQPEFRDKWAFDPELEQLRQRVIATHHLQAMTYEETREYVEHRLALVGWKNDPSFDDGAFRKIYEFTQGVPRRLNTLCSRILLFGAIEEIHNINEQVVADVITDMEQENALATQPINSPSSIRGAVNGGGVSSGRAVTNGGLPAGLEERLDTLEKYVRVHDDTIKAVLDIASVWLGKNAERDE; from the coding sequence ATGTATGCTGAATTTTACGGCCTAGAAGGTAAACCCTTCCAACTGACTCCGGATCCCCGGTTCTACTTTGACAGTAGCACTCACCATAAGGCTATGGCCTATCTGACCTATGGTCTCAGCCAGGGTGAGGGGTTTATCATCATCACCGGTGAAATCGGTGCCGGCAAGACAACTCTGGTCGGGCATTTGCTGAATGAACTGGATACTGACCAGTTTGTTGCGGCCAAGATCGTTACCACCAATCTGGGGGCCGATGATATTCTGCGGATGGTCGCCGTTGGTTTCGGGCTGGATGCAAACGGAAAGGACAAAGCCGTTCTTCTGCGCGACATCGAGGTTTTCCTGAGGCAGAACCACAAGAACGGCCGGCGGGCCCTGCTGCTGATTGATGAAGTTCAGAATCTGCCGACAAAGGCGCTGGAAGAATTGCGCATGCTGTCCAATTTCCAGGAAGGGGACCGTGCGCTCTTGCAGAGTTTTCTGGTCGGACAACCGGAATTCAGGGACAAATGGGCCTTTGATCCGGAACTGGAACAGTTGCGCCAGAGGGTGATTGCCACCCATCATCTGCAGGCCATGACCTATGAGGAAACGCGGGAATATGTAGAACATCGTCTGGCCCTGGTGGGCTGGAAAAATGATCCTTCGTTTGATGACGGCGCCTTCAGGAAAATATATGAATTTACCCAGGGTGTGCCAAGGCGCCTGAATACGTTGTGTTCAAGGATACTGCTGTTCGGCGCCATTGAGGAAATTCACAATATCAATGAGCAAGTAGTCGCGGACGTTATTACGGATATGGAGCAGGAAAATGCTCTGGCGACACAACCGATAAATAGCCCGTCCTCGATCAGGGGCGCTGTCAACGGCGGGGGAGTGTCCTCTGGAAGAGCCGTGACGAACGGCGGACTTCCAGCCGGTCTGGAAGAGAGGCTGGATACTCTCGAAAAATATGTTCGTGTGCATGATGATACTATCAAGGCCGTGCTGGATATTGCGTCTGTCTGGCTTGGAAAGAATGCCGAGAGGGACGAATAG
- the phoU gene encoding phosphate signaling complex protein PhoU has translation MTDSHIVASFDENLNDLRKKIVQMGNLVEEQFRLSTDALVEKDKKLAEEIRSNDKAIDQLELEIEKFAIKVIALRSPVADDLREVISSIKISSALERMGDYAKNMAKRLSVLSNVNQLPGSTTILSQMIKITRTMITDVLDAYVKRDTNLAIEVWNRDQEVDALYDSLFRELLTYMMEKPQYITSATHLLFIAKNIERAGDHATNIAEIVYYITEGELLELKRPKKDTTSFADVGFSEKENK, from the coding sequence ATGACAGACAGTCACATCGTTGCCTCCTTTGACGAAAACCTGAACGATCTTCGCAAGAAAATTGTCCAGATGGGCAACCTTGTCGAGGAACAGTTCCGGTTATCCACTGACGCCCTGGTGGAGAAGGACAAAAAACTTGCCGAGGAAATACGCAGCAATGACAAAGCGATTGACCAGCTTGAACTCGAGATCGAAAAGTTCGCGATTAAAGTCATAGCCCTCCGTTCCCCGGTCGCTGACGATCTGAGGGAAGTAATCTCTTCCATTAAAATCAGTTCCGCCCTGGAACGGATGGGCGACTATGCCAAAAACATGGCCAAGCGTCTGTCGGTGCTCAGCAATGTCAATCAGCTGCCGGGCAGCACAACGATCCTGTCCCAGATGATCAAGATCACCAGAACCATGATCACAGACGTCCTCGACGCCTATGTCAAGCGGGACACCAACCTCGCCATAGAAGTCTGGAACCGGGACCAGGAGGTTGATGCCCTTTACGACAGCCTGTTTCGCGAACTACTGACCTATATGATGGAAAAACCACAATATATCACAAGCGCTACGCATCTTCTGTTTATCGCCAAGAATATCGAACGCGCTGGCGACCATGCAACCAATATAGCTGAAATTGTCTATTACATAACCGAAGGCGAACTGCTTGAACTGAAGCGTCCGAAGAAGGACACAACCAGTTTCGCCGACGTTGGGTTTAGCGAAAAAGAGAATAAGTGA
- a CDS encoding serine protease — protein MKSGIGSIIVFLFVAVFSAGPVTAHDSSADFPRIVKKVAPSVVGIATHNPLGSPQNILRGTGFAVYDGNYVITNAHVLPDPAKMSEKETLIVLVGVGRLPEVRRAEIVKTNKQHDMALLKISGDPVPPVKLGNGAMMDTGSAIAFTGFPIGAVLGLYPVTHRGFVAAITPNVIPQPSARYLDIKIITQSRFEVYQLDATAYPGNSGSPLYDVYTGRVEGVINSVKVKGTKENALTSPSGITFAIPVVYIHEILNEAGLKTVGGRKTK, from the coding sequence ATGAAATCTGGAATTGGGTCAATTATCGTATTTCTGTTCGTGGCGGTTTTCAGTGCCGGTCCTGTGACCGCGCATGATAGCTCGGCAGATTTTCCCCGGATTGTAAAAAAGGTCGCTCCATCCGTTGTAGGTATCGCGACCCATAATCCACTGGGGTCTCCGCAAAATATACTACGGGGAACCGGATTTGCCGTATATGACGGTAATTATGTCATCACCAATGCCCATGTCCTGCCGGATCCGGCAAAAATGTCGGAAAAAGAGACACTCATTGTTCTGGTCGGAGTCGGGCGGTTGCCCGAAGTCAGGAGGGCTGAAATCGTCAAAACAAACAAGCAACACGACATGGCGCTCCTGAAAATCTCGGGAGATCCAGTCCCTCCCGTGAAACTCGGCAACGGTGCGATGATGGATACGGGGTCAGCCATTGCGTTTACCGGGTTTCCCATTGGTGCGGTACTCGGTCTCTACCCGGTAACACACAGAGGCTTTGTTGCAGCCATTACCCCGAACGTTATTCCCCAGCCTTCAGCCCGCTACCTGGATATTAAAATAATCACACAGTCGCGGTTCGAGGTATATCAGCTGGACGCTACCGCTTACCCGGGAAACAGTGGCAGTCCCCTCTATGATGTTTATACAGGCCGCGTGGAAGGGGTTATCAACAGTGTGAAAGTCAAGGGCACCAAGGAAAATGCCCTGACGTCACCGAGCGGCATTACGTTTGCCATTCCGGTGGTCTATATTCATGAAATTCTGAATGAGGCTGGTTTGAAAACTGTGGGTGGTCGAAAGACTAAATAA
- a CDS encoding TIGR03016 family PEP-CTERM system-associated outer membrane protein, whose amino-acid sequence MKKQNKIAYAILPAFVGASLPVAGYAADWEISPSLSVIETYTDNVDLDSAQAEGDFITQVAPTIAIKADGARLDLNLNYTPNYFYYPDAVGDKDEIRHNLAFSVHSELSQDLFFVDANADINQRYLDRRQAISSVDGSRTLNRATIQTYRMRPYLTRHFGSFADARLEANVRHVRSGDRERLDNAGSDFEKATSYGSRLTVDSGSQFSRIGWSYAVYYNNQQRVSVDDYVSYGTRLDGSYRVNRMLSLLGSAGYESRDANDNAFVEFDNFVWDAGFRLVPGPRTSISFRYGNQYRGDTFSLSAFYRITPKAQLSVTYRDLLETYQTLEVIDSFVVDPFSGEISNNGIDFLDDSFVRTKTWRVALQGERGRTSYSISGSNRRYSSEVASRNEERWTAAASLTRRISRRLTASVNGSFSYSEYNFNVDSIEAPVDDKFWSAGANISYRISESLTSALSYVHSDRTGTRSPLLNRPSNYISFSIRAAL is encoded by the coding sequence ATGAAAAAACAGAATAAAATCGCGTATGCCATCCTTCCGGCGTTTGTGGGGGCATCTTTACCTGTGGCCGGTTATGCGGCTGACTGGGAGATATCCCCATCGCTTTCCGTCATTGAAACCTATACCGACAATGTGGACCTGGACAGCGCCCAGGCCGAGGGTGATTTCATTACGCAGGTTGCTCCGACCATTGCAATCAAGGCTGACGGTGCCCGTCTGGATCTGAATCTGAATTATACGCCGAACTATTTTTATTATCCCGATGCTGTTGGCGATAAAGACGAAATTCGTCACAATCTGGCCTTCAGCGTGCATTCGGAGCTGTCACAGGATCTTTTCTTCGTGGATGCCAATGCCGATATCAATCAAAGGTACCTGGACCGGCGCCAGGCAATTTCCAGTGTGGATGGCAGCAGAACCCTGAACCGGGCGACAATCCAGACCTACCGTATGCGGCCTTATCTGACCCGTCATTTCGGTTCATTTGCCGACGCCCGTCTTGAGGCAAATGTCAGGCATGTCAGAAGTGGCGACCGTGAACGTCTGGATAATGCCGGTTCCGATTTTGAAAAAGCGACCAGCTACGGCAGCCGGCTAACCGTTGACAGTGGCAGCCAGTTTTCCCGTATTGGATGGAGCTACGCCGTCTATTATAATAATCAGCAAAGGGTGTCGGTGGATGACTATGTCAGCTATGGCACTCGCCTGGACGGCAGTTACCGGGTGAACCGCATGCTGTCTCTGCTGGGCAGCGCCGGGTATGAATCCCGCGACGCCAATGACAACGCCTTTGTGGAATTTGACAATTTTGTCTGGGATGCAGGTTTCCGGCTTGTTCCCGGACCGCGGACGTCCATTTCTTTCCGATATGGCAACCAGTATCGCGGGGATACCTTCTCCCTGAGCGCTTTTTACAGGATCACGCCCAAGGCACAACTTTCTGTGACTTACAGGGATCTTCTGGAGACCTATCAGACTCTGGAAGTGATTGATTCCTTTGTAGTTGACCCCTTTTCCGGTGAAATTTCAAATAACGGAATCGACTTCCTGGATGACAGTTTTGTCCGGACTAAAACCTGGCGGGTGGCCCTGCAGGGAGAACGGGGACGCACAAGCTACAGCATAAGCGGTTCAAACAGACGCTATTCTTCCGAGGTTGCTTCCCGTAATGAAGAACGCTGGACAGCGGCTGCTTCCCTGACCCGGAGAATTAGCCGCAGGCTGACAGCATCGGTCAATGGCTCTTTCAGCTACTCCGAGTATAACTTTAATGTTGATAGCATTGAAGCTCCTGTTGACGATAAATTCTGGAGCGCCGGGGCAAATATCTCTTACAGAATCTCTGAATCTCTGACATCTGCCCTTTCTTATGTTCATTCCGACCGGACAGGCACCCGTTCGCCTCTGCTGAATCGGCCGTCCAACTATATTTCCTTCTCGATCAGGGCGGCGCTGTAG
- a CDS encoding XrtA system polysaccharide deacetylase, with the protein MTGQIRNAMTVDVEDYFQVGAFEKDISRADWDTLPCRVEQNTDKILQMFDDAGVKATFFTLGWVAERYPALVRRIVEEGHELASHGMAHWRVTDQDRDVFREDVLRSKKLLEDVGGCPIRGYRAASFSIGEKNLWALDVLEEAGFDYSSSIYPIRHDHYGMPDAPRFSFMPIDGRRFLEMPVTTVDIAGRKIPCGGGGYFRLLPYFISKWAMSRVNSRDEESCIFYFHPWEIDPDQPRQNQAGMKSRFRHYTNLDVMEKKLRRVLADFSWGRMDEIFLNN; encoded by the coding sequence ATGACAGGCCAGATCAGGAATGCCATGACGGTGGATGTGGAAGATTATTTCCAGGTCGGGGCGTTTGAAAAGGACATCAGCCGCGCCGACTGGGATACACTTCCCTGCAGGGTAGAGCAGAATACCGACAAAATTCTCCAGATGTTTGACGATGCGGGTGTGAAAGCGACCTTCTTTACCCTTGGCTGGGTGGCGGAAAGATATCCGGCACTTGTCCGCAGGATTGTGGAAGAGGGCCACGAACTGGCCAGCCACGGCATGGCTCACTGGCGGGTGACCGACCAGGATCGTGACGTATTCAGGGAAGATGTTCTGCGTTCTAAAAAACTTCTGGAGGATGTGGGCGGGTGTCCGATCAGGGGATACCGGGCAGCAAGTTTTTCGATTGGGGAGAAAAACCTGTGGGCTCTTGACGTTCTGGAAGAAGCTGGTTTCGACTACAGTTCCAGCATTTATCCGATCCGGCACGATCACTATGGCATGCCGGATGCGCCGCGCTTTTCGTTTATGCCCATTGACGGACGTCGTTTTCTGGAAATGCCTGTCACAACTGTCGATATTGCCGGACGGAAAATTCCCTGCGGGGGAGGCGGCTATTTCAGGCTTTTGCCCTATTTTATTTCCAAATGGGCCATGTCCCGGGTCAACAGCAGGGACGAAGAGTCCTGTATTTTTTATTTTCATCCCTGGGAAATCGATCCGGACCAGCCGCGACAAAATCAGGCTGGAATGAAATCCAGATTCCGTCACTACACAAATCTTGATGTGATGGAAAAGAAACTGCGCCGGGTGCTTGCTGATTTCAGCTGGGGCCGGATGGATGAAATTTTTCTGAACAACTAG
- the phoB gene encoding phosphate regulon transcriptional regulator PhoB has translation MSAHILLIEDDQNLTELVRYNLEQEGFKVTCEADGEDGLLSATDVSPDLILLDWMLPNLSGIEICRRLRRENATKNIPIIMLTARSEETDRIRGLETGADDYITKPFSPKELIARINAILRRIRPALSGETLEYAGIVMDTASHKVARDGTALHLGPTEYRMLKHFMENPGRVFSREQLLDSVWGNDIYVESRTVDVHIRRLRKALNIDQSPNIIRTVRSAGYALDKDI, from the coding sequence ATGAGTGCACATATTTTACTTATAGAAGACGACCAGAATCTTACGGAACTGGTCAGGTACAACCTGGAACAGGAAGGCTTTAAAGTCACCTGTGAAGCCGACGGAGAAGATGGCCTTCTTTCCGCCACTGACGTTTCACCGGACCTGATCCTGCTTGACTGGATGTTGCCAAACCTGTCCGGCATCGAAATCTGCCGCCGTCTGCGCCGGGAAAATGCCACCAAGAATATTCCCATCATCATGCTCACCGCACGGTCGGAAGAAACCGACCGGATCCGCGGCCTGGAAACCGGTGCTGACGATTATATTACAAAGCCATTTTCGCCCAAAGAGCTGATTGCCCGGATCAATGCCATTCTTCGCCGTATCCGGCCTGCCCTGTCCGGCGAGACCCTGGAATATGCCGGTATTGTCATGGACACCGCCTCCCACAAGGTGGCCAGGGATGGAACAGCCCTGCACCTTGGGCCGACTGAATATCGGATGTTGAAACATTTTATGGAAAACCCCGGACGTGTATTCTCCAGGGAACAACTTCTTGATTCTGTATGGGGCAATGACATCTATGTGGAATCAAGAACCGTTGATGTGCATATTCGGCGTCTCAGAAAAGCCCTGAACATTGATCAGAGCCCTAATATCATCCGGACCGTCAGATCCGCAGGTTATGCTCTGGATAAAGACATCTGA
- the xrtA gene encoding exosortase A encodes MINLFGNDLTVRKRWIKTAILWCVMLTVALVSFWQTITTVVGIWWNEAYYNHCLLIIPIIIYILYERREIFDRMAPTPTAWGLPLIGAGAFAWLLGDMADANVVRQFGLVVILQGTILTAIGVRAVHGLLFPFLYLYFLIPFGNFLIPTLQDITTFFVVSALNALDIPVYVEGVFLTVPNGKFHVAEACAGLRFLVATVALGLLMANIAYKTIGRQIIVVLLALLVPVLANGARATGIVLIGYYSEMKYAVGVDHLVYGWFFFALVLLLFISIAMTFTNRKVTDGYIDFTREYWGRDLEDASVRRWGILLAFSVFLIAAAPLYSLSIENRVSQQSQESQLNLDLAVFAGSAEKSDWHPRFVDVDEEQLKTYSHGKDQIFDLYAARYAYQYDDKEMIRFGNTMAAPKVWSRTASGSRLVTVGGQQYKMIEEIIHSNLGNRMVWYVYYVDGRFTNNPYLAKLYDARAKMLGGSLEAMVFAISIHLRDGNEKAGRETLEEIAQKMPPIEVMLGVTAGGQ; translated from the coding sequence GTGATTAATCTGTTTGGAAATGATTTAACCGTGCGCAAGAGGTGGATAAAAACCGCCATTCTCTGGTGTGTAATGCTAACGGTTGCCCTTGTCTCCTTTTGGCAGACCATAACCACGGTTGTCGGTATCTGGTGGAATGAAGCCTATTATAATCACTGCCTCCTGATCATCCCCATCATTATCTATATCCTTTATGAACGCCGGGAAATATTTGACAGGATGGCACCGACGCCGACCGCATGGGGCCTGCCGCTGATCGGCGCAGGGGCTTTTGCCTGGCTGTTGGGGGATATGGCGGATGCCAATGTTGTCAGGCAGTTCGGGCTCGTTGTGATATTGCAGGGGACAATTCTGACCGCGATCGGTGTTCGGGCCGTTCATGGCTTGTTGTTTCCATTTCTGTATCTCTATTTTCTTATTCCGTTCGGAAACTTCCTGATTCCGACATTGCAGGATATCACCACATTTTTTGTCGTCTCCGCCTTGAATGCCCTCGATATTCCGGTCTATGTGGAGGGTGTGTTCCTCACGGTACCCAACGGGAAGTTTCATGTGGCCGAGGCCTGTGCCGGTCTGAGGTTTCTGGTTGCGACAGTCGCGCTTGGTCTGTTGATGGCCAACATTGCCTATAAGACGATCGGCCGGCAGATTATTGTCGTGCTGCTTGCGTTGCTGGTACCCGTCCTTGCCAATGGCGCCCGGGCGACGGGGATCGTGCTTATCGGTTATTATTCGGAAATGAAATATGCCGTTGGCGTCGATCACCTGGTTTATGGCTGGTTTTTCTTTGCCCTTGTCCTGTTACTGTTTATTTCCATTGCCATGACCTTTACCAATCGCAAGGTGACCGATGGGTATATTGACTTTACCAGGGAATACTGGGGCCGGGACCTGGAAGACGCCTCCGTCAGGCGCTGGGGCATATTGCTTGCCTTTTCAGTGTTTCTGATTGCTGCAGCACCGCTTTACAGCCTCAGTATTGAAAACAGGGTTTCGCAGCAAAGCCAGGAATCCCAACTCAATCTTGATCTTGCGGTCTTTGCCGGTTCTGCAGAAAAGAGCGATTGGCATCCCCGCTTTGTCGATGTCGACGAGGAGCAACTTAAAACATATAGCCACGGGAAGGACCAGATTTTCGACCTTTATGCGGCGCGGTACGCCTATCAATATGACGACAAGGAGATGATCCGTTTCGGTAATACGATGGCGGCTCCCAAAGTCTGGTCACGCACGGCAAGCGGCAGTCGACTGGTGACTGTTGGCGGGCAGCAGTACAAAATGATTGAGGAAATCATTCACTCCAACCTTGGCAATCGTATGGTCTGGTATGTCTATTATGTGGACGGGCGCTTTACAAACAACCCGTATCTTGCAAAGCTGTATGATGCCCGGGCGAAAATGCTGGGCGGCAGTCTGGAAGCCATGGTATTTGCCATTTCGATCCACCTGCGGGATGGTAATGAAAAAGCCGGCCGAGAGACGCTGGAAGAGATTGCCCAAAAAATGCCACCAATCGAGGTTATGCTCGGCGTGACAGCCGGCGGACAATGA
- a CDS encoding FemAB family XrtA/PEP-CTERM system-associated protein, producing MQVKLYDIHGDPTAWNAYVLAHPAGTAAHMLAWGRAAHMSMGHPLYYIYVEDQGRICGLVPLVHVKSRLFGNSLISVAFSTNGGPLFDNEEVLALLDGECARLAEELDVDCVEFRNMDRVHEDWPCKDDMYSVFRKELSADNEENMLAIPRKQRAMVRKGIKFDLKPEIDQDVDRLYALYAESVRNLGTPVFPKKLFQAMKDEFGDDCEILTVCAPDGPAIASVMSIYFRNEVFPYYGGATFEARKYAANDFMYWSVMERAVTERKCEIFDFGRSKNGTGSFSFKKNWGFEPRPLHYEYYLREGQQVPEINPMNPKYRMMIETWKKLPLPLANFLGPMISRSLG from the coding sequence ATGCAAGTCAAATTATATGATATTCACGGGGATCCCACGGCATGGAACGCCTATGTGCTCGCTCATCCTGCAGGAACGGCGGCCCATATGCTGGCCTGGGGCAGGGCGGCTCACATGAGCATGGGGCATCCGCTTTATTATATTTATGTGGAAGACCAGGGCCGGATATGCGGGCTGGTTCCCCTGGTGCATGTTAAAAGCAGGCTGTTTGGAAATTCTCTGATTTCGGTTGCCTTTTCGACCAACGGCGGCCCCCTTTTTGACAATGAAGAGGTTCTTGCCCTGCTGGACGGGGAATGCGCCCGGCTGGCAGAAGAGCTGGATGTGGACTGTGTCGAATTCCGCAATATGGACCGGGTTCACGAGGACTGGCCCTGCAAGGATGATATGTATTCTGTTTTCCGCAAAGAACTGTCGGCGGATAACGAGGAGAATATGCTGGCCATTCCCCGTAAACAGCGGGCCATGGTCAGGAAAGGCATCAAGTTCGATCTGAAGCCTGAAATCGATCAGGATGTGGACCGGCTTTATGCGCTGTATGCGGAAAGCGTGCGCAATCTGGGCACGCCGGTTTTTCCGAAAAAGCTTTTTCAGGCCATGAAGGATGAATTTGGGGATGACTGTGAGATTCTGACAGTCTGTGCGCCGGACGGACCGGCTATTGCCAGTGTGATGAGTATCTATTTTCGCAACGAGGTCTTCCCCTATTACGGCGGGGCGACTTTTGAAGCCCGGAAATATGCGGCCAATGATTTTATGTACTGGTCAGTCATGGAGCGGGCCGTCACGGAACGAAAGTGTGAGATTTTCGACTTCGGACGCAGCAAGAACGGGACAGGTTCCTTCAGTTTCAAGAAAAACTGGGGTTTCGAGCCACGCCCGCTGCATTATGAATATTATCTGCGTGAAGGTCAGCAAGTACCGGAGATTAATCCGATGAACCCGAAATATCGCATGATGATCGAAACCTGGAAAAAGCTGCCATTGCCGCTGGCCAATTTTCTTGGCCCGATGATCTCCCGGTCTCTGGGATAA